One stretch of Oncorhynchus masou masou isolate Uvic2021 chromosome 9, UVic_Omas_1.1, whole genome shotgun sequence DNA includes these proteins:
- the LOC135545522 gene encoding BTB/POZ domain-containing protein KCTD12-like, whose translation MALPDNTPSIPLGEAVIFPEIVELNVGGQVYITRYSTLISVPDSLLWEMFSRKSTKGLARDTKGRFFVDRDGFLFRYILDYMRDQQLVLPDHFPERGRLQREAEFFNLPELIKILAPKLSKQNSLGDEGCQSDPEDSSPGIDTGRNLASLGTAACASLVPSGDGKRSGFITIGYRGSYTLGRDSQTDAKFRRVARIMVCGKTSLAKEVFGETLNESRDPDRPPERYTSRYYLKFTFLEQAFDKLADAGFHMVACNSTGTCAFAHEQTDDKIWTSYTEYVFYRE comes from the coding sequence ATGGCTCTGCCCGATAACACCCCCAGCATTCCTTTAGGGGAAGCAGTCATCTTCCCTGAGATCGTAGAGCTGAACGTGGGCGGCCAGGTGTACATCACTCGCTACTCAACCCTCATCAGCGTACCAGACTCTCTCCTGTGGGAGATGTTTAGCAGGAAATCCACCAAAGGTCTGGCGAGGGACACCAAGGGCCGTTTCTTCGTGGACCGGGATGGTTTCCTGTTCCGGTATATTCTGGACTACATGAGAGATCAGCAGCTGGTTCTCCCTGACCACTTCCCAGAGCGGGGTCGCCTGCAGCGGGAGGCTGAGTTCTTCAACCTACCTGAGCTCATAAAGATCCTGGCGCCCAAACTCAGCAAGCAGAACTCGCTGGGCGACGAGGGGTGTCAGAGTGACCCGGAGGACTCCTCACCGGGCATCGACACCGGGCGCAACCTGGCCTCGCTGGGCACCGCCGCCTGCGCCAGTCTGGTCCCCAGTGGAGACGGTAAACGCTCGGGATTCATCACCATCGGTTATCGCGGCTCCTATACATTGGGGCGCGACAGCCAGACCGACGCCAAGTTCAGACGTGTTGCTCGCATTATGGTCTGTGGCAAGACGTCGCTGGCTAAAGAGGTGTTTGGGGAGACGCTGAACGAGAGCCGGGACCCGGACCGACCCCCAGAGCGCTACACGTCACGCTACTACCTCAAATTCACCTTCCTGGAGCAGGCCTTTGACAAGCTGGCAGACGCCGGGTTTCACATGGTGGCCTGTAACTCCACGGGGACCTGCGCCTTCGCTCACGAGCAGACGGACGACAAGATCTGGACCAGCTACACTGAATATGTGTTCTACCGTGAGTGA
- the LOC135545523 gene encoding zinc finger protein 711-like isoform X1 has product MEGTEVEGLETEVEGLETEVGLEVEGLETEGTEVEGLETEGTEVEGLETEGTEVEGLETEGTEVEGLETEVEGLETEVEGLETEVEGLEMEVVELETQMVKGLEEDLETEVIEGPDIGHEHLLGAEVAMDSHHHHLHHVLTSDLIQGSVHHHHHMPDQLFVEHQEEDGVEGLDQEVLVGEEETVIQAHEELEVEAVSLQTDEDEEDVKSTSEDYLMISLDDVGEKLDIGDTPLEITTEMMQDDGSNKEGSEVIKVYIFKAEADDDVEIDVSDMAEQVYMEVIVGEEETSAAQENQLDDSPNSKMFVPVSWAAAYDNSVDTVKNGGTRPYIQIRDGQGTNRALKQKIRKKKRKGETRQCQTAVIIGPDGMPLTVYPCHICGKKFRSQDFLKCHMKNHPDHHLKKYQCTDCDFTTNKKVNFHNHLESHKLLVHRSDRDRASSPEYPDYNRTTPEYPEYNRTTPEYPEYNRTYTEYTRRYHEDSQLGSNKLILRDKESKLHHCKYCDYETAEQGLLNRHLLAVHSRNFAHVCVECTKGFRHPSELKKHMRTHTGEKPYCCPHCDFRCADQSNLKTHIKSKHGADLPFKCGHCPQAYADEGELQRHTEMVQGHKTHQCPHCEHKSTNSSDLKRHVISVHTKDFPHQCDVCEKGFHRPSELKKHSEMHKGNKVHQCRHCNFTTSEPFTLSRHILSVHTKDLPFKCKRCRRGFRQSTELKKHMKTHSGRKVYQCQYCEYNSPDASGFKRHVISIHTKEYPHCCDYCCKGFRRPSEKSQHIARHHKDMLMERCEYSDDTTLPG; this is encoded by the exons ATGGAGGGGACGGAGGTGGAGGGCCTGGAGACGGAGGTGGAGGGCCTGGAGACGGAAGTGGGCCTGGAGGTGGAGGGCCTGGAGACAGAGGGGACTGAGGTGGAGGGCCTGGAGACGGAGGGGACTGAGGTGGAGGGCCTGGAGACGGAGGGGACGGAGGTGGAGGGCCTGGAGACGGAGGGGACGGAGGTGGAGGGCCTGGAGACGGAGGTGGAGGGCCTGGAGACGGAGGTGGAGGGCCTGGAGACGGAGGTGGAGGGCCTGGAGATGGAGGTGGTGGAGCTGGAGACACAGATGGTCAAGGGTCTCGAAGAAGACCTAGAGACGGAGGTGATTGAAGGCCCTGACATCGGCCACGAGCACTTGCTGGGTGCCGAAGTGGCTATGGactctcaccaccaccaccttcaccaTGTTCTAACCTCAGACCTCATTCAGGGCTCagtccaccatcaccaccacatgcCAGACCAGCTGTTTGTGGAGCACCAGGAGGAGGATGGGGTGGAGGGCTTGGACCAGGAGGTGCTggttggggaggaggagacagtgaTCCAGGCCCACGAGGAGCTGGAGGTGGAGGCTGTCTCTCTGCAGACTgacgaggatgaggaggatgtgAAGAGCACCTCGGAGGACTACCTCATGATCTCCT TGGATGACGTTGGTGAGAAACTGGACATAGGAGACACTCCTCTAGAGATCACTACTGAGATGATGCAGGACGATGGCTCCAACaaggaggggtcagaggtcatcAAGGTCTACATTTTCAAAGCAGAGGCGGATGACGATGTGGAGATAG ATGTGTCAGACATGGCAGAGCAGGTGTACATGGAGGTGATtgttggagaggaggagacttCAGCAGCCCAGGAGAACCAGCTAGATGACTCTCCAAACAGCAAGATGTTTGTCCCGGTTTCCTGGGCTGCTGCCTATG ATAACAGTGTGGACACAGTGAAGAATGGAGGGACCAGGCCCTACATTCAGATCAGAGACGGTCAGGGTACCAACAGAGCCCTCAAACAGAAGATcagaaagaagaagaggaagggagagacacGGCAGTGCCAGACCG CTGTGATCATCGGTCCAGACGGCATGCCCCTGACCGTCTACCCCTGTCACATCTGTGGTAAGAAGTTCAGGTCACAAGACTTCCTCAAGTGCCACATGAAGAACCATCCTGACCACCACCTTAAGAAGTACCAGTGTACCGACTGTGACTTCACCACCAACAAGAAG GTCAACTTCCACAACCACCTGGAGTCCCACAAGCTACTGGTTCATCGCAGTGACAGAGACCGAGCCTCTTCCCCAGAGTATCCGGACTACAACAGGACCACCCCAGAGTACCCAGAATACAACAGGACCACCCCAGAGTACCCAGAATACAACAGGACCTACACAGAGTACACCCGGCGTTACCACGAAGACAGCCAGCTAGGATCTAACAAGCTGATCCTGAGGGACAAGGAGTCCAAACTGCACCACTGTAAGTACTGTGACTATGAGACTGCAGAGCAGGGGCTCCTCAACCGTCACCTATTGGCCGTTCACAGCAGGAACTTCGCCCACGTGTGCGTGGAGTGCACGAAAGGCTTCCGTCACCCGTCAGAGCTCAAGAAGCACATGCGGACCCACACGGGGGAGAAGCCGTACTGCTGCCCGCACTGTGACTTTCGCTGTGCAGACCAGTCCAACCTAAAGACTCACATCAAGAGCAAGCACGGTGCCGACCTGCCTTTTAAGTGTGGCCACTGCCCCCAGGCCTACGCTGACGAAGGGGAGCTGCAGCGGCACACAGAGATGGTGCAGGGCCACAAGACCCACCAGTGTCCCCACTGCGAACACAAGAGCACCAACTCCTCTGATCTAAAACGACACGTCATATCTGTTCACACTAAAGACTTCCCTCACCAGTGTGACGTGTGTGAGAAGGGCTTCCACCGGCCCTCTGAGCTGAAGAAACACTCAGAGATGCACAAGGGCAACAAGGTGCACCAGTGCAGGCACTGTAACTTCacgacctctgaacctttcaccctCAGCAGACACATCCTGTCCGTTCACACCAAGGACCTCCCCTTTAAGTGTAAACGCTGCCGGCGAGGGTTCCGCCAGTCCACGGAGCTGAAGAAACACATGAAGACCCACAGCGGGAGGAAGGTGTACCAGTGTCAGTACTGCGAGTACAACAGCCCGGACGCTTCAGGATTCAAACGCCACGTGATCTCGATCCACACCAAGGAATACCCCCACTGCTGTGACTACTGTTGTAAAGGCTTCCGAAGGCCCTCGGAGAAGAGCCAGCACATAGCCAGGCATCACAAAGATATGTTGATGGAGCGTTGTGAATACAGTGACGACACAACGTTACCCGGATAG
- the LOC135545523 gene encoding zinc finger protein 711-like isoform X2, with protein sequence MDHGGGILELHTQELKMPHTMIMQDFVAGMRGLAHIEGDHIVVSMPEGMLLSDVMTDEGILLQRGLEVEGFETEVEGLETEVEGLETEVEGLETEVEGFETEVEGFETEVEGFETEVEGLETEVEGLETEVEGLETEVEGLETETEVEGLETEVEGLETEVEGLEMEVVELETQMVKGLEEDLETEVIEGPDIGHEHLLGAEVAMDSHHHHLHHVLTSDLIQGSVHHHHHMPDQLFVEHQEEDGVEGLDQEVLVGEEETVIQAHEELEVEAVSLQTDEDEEDVKSTSEDYLMISLDDVGEKLDIGDTPLEITTEMMQDDGSNKEGSEVIKVYIFKAEADDDVEIDVSDMAEQVYMEVIVGEEETSAAQENQLDDSPNSKMFVPVSWAAAYDNSVDTVKNGGTRPYIQIRDGQGTNRALKQKIRKKKRKGETRQCQTGTDITLSWQCQTAVIIGPDGMPLTVYPCHICGKKFRSQDFLKCHMKNHPDHHLKKYQCTDCDFTTNKKVNFHNHLESHKLLVHRSDRDRASSPEYPDYNRTTPEYPEYNRTTPEYPEYNRTYTEYTRRYHEDSQLGSNKLILRDKESKLHHCKYCDYETAEQGLLNRHLLAVHSRNFAHVCVECTKGFRHPSELKKHMRTHTGEKPYCCPHCDFRCADQSNLKTHIKSKHGADLPFKCGHCPQAYADEGELQRHTEMVQGHKTHQCPHCEHKSTNSSDLKRHVISVHTKDFPHQCDVCEKGFHRPSELKKHSEMHKGNKVHQCRHCNFTTSEPFTLSRHILSVHTKDLPFKCKRCRRGFRQSTELKKHMKTHSGRKVYQCQYCEYNSPDASGFKRHVISIHTKEYPHCCDYCCKGFRRPSEKSQHIARHHKDMLMERCEYSDDTTLPG encoded by the exons ATGGACCACGGAGGAGGGATCCTGGAGCTACACACACAGGAGTTAAAGATGCCTCACACCATGATCATGCAAGACTTTG TGGCAGGAATGAGGGGCCTGGCCCACATCGAAGGGGATCACATTGTGGTGTCCATGCCAGAGGGCATGCTCCTGTCTGACGTCATGACGGACGAAGGCATTCTGCTGCAGCGCGGCCTGGAGGTGGAGGGCTTTGAGACGGAGGTGGAGGGGCTTGAGACGGAGGTGGAGGGGCTTGAGACGGAGGTGGAGGGCCTTGAGACGGAGGTGGAGGGCTTTGAGACGGAGGTGGAGGGCTTTGAGACGGAGGTGGAGGGCTTTGAGACGGAGGTGGAGGGCCTTGAGACGGAGGTGGAGGGCCTTGAGACGGAGGTGGAGGGCCTTGAGACGGAGGTGGAGGGCCTTGAGACGGAG ACGGAGGTGGAGGGCCTGGAGACGGAGGTGGAGGGCCTGGAGACGGAGGTGGAGGGCCTGGAGATGGAGGTGGTGGAGCTGGAGACACAGATGGTCAAGGGTCTCGAAGAAGACCTAGAGACGGAGGTGATTGAAGGCCCTGACATCGGCCACGAGCACTTGCTGGGTGCCGAAGTGGCTATGGactctcaccaccaccaccttcaccaTGTTCTAACCTCAGACCTCATTCAGGGCTCagtccaccatcaccaccacatgcCAGACCAGCTGTTTGTGGAGCACCAGGAGGAGGATGGGGTGGAGGGCTTGGACCAGGAGGTGCTggttggggaggaggagacagtgaTCCAGGCCCACGAGGAGCTGGAGGTGGAGGCTGTCTCTCTGCAGACTgacgaggatgaggaggatgtgAAGAGCACCTCGGAGGACTACCTCATGATCTCCT TGGATGACGTTGGTGAGAAACTGGACATAGGAGACACTCCTCTAGAGATCACTACTGAGATGATGCAGGACGATGGCTCCAACaaggaggggtcagaggtcatcAAGGTCTACATTTTCAAAGCAGAGGCGGATGACGATGTGGAGATAG ATGTGTCAGACATGGCAGAGCAGGTGTACATGGAGGTGATtgttggagaggaggagacttCAGCAGCCCAGGAGAACCAGCTAGATGACTCTCCAAACAGCAAGATGTTTGTCCCGGTTTCCTGGGCTGCTGCCTATG ATAACAGTGTGGACACAGTGAAGAATGGAGGGACCAGGCCCTACATTCAGATCAGAGACGGTCAGGGTACCAACAGAGCCCTCAAACAGAAGATcagaaagaagaagaggaagggagagacacGGCAGTGCCAGACCGGTACAGACATTACATTATCATGGCAGTGCCAGACCG CTGTGATCATCGGTCCAGACGGCATGCCCCTGACCGTCTACCCCTGTCACATCTGTGGTAAGAAGTTCAGGTCACAAGACTTCCTCAAGTGCCACATGAAGAACCATCCTGACCACCACCTTAAGAAGTACCAGTGTACCGACTGTGACTTCACCACCAACAAGAAG GTCAACTTCCACAACCACCTGGAGTCCCACAAGCTACTGGTTCATCGCAGTGACAGAGACCGAGCCTCTTCCCCAGAGTATCCGGACTACAACAGGACCACCCCAGAGTACCCAGAATACAACAGGACCACCCCAGAGTACCCAGAATACAACAGGACCTACACAGAGTACACCCGGCGTTACCACGAAGACAGCCAGCTAGGATCTAACAAGCTGATCCTGAGGGACAAGGAGTCCAAACTGCACCACTGTAAGTACTGTGACTATGAGACTGCAGAGCAGGGGCTCCTCAACCGTCACCTATTGGCCGTTCACAGCAGGAACTTCGCCCACGTGTGCGTGGAGTGCACGAAAGGCTTCCGTCACCCGTCAGAGCTCAAGAAGCACATGCGGACCCACACGGGGGAGAAGCCGTACTGCTGCCCGCACTGTGACTTTCGCTGTGCAGACCAGTCCAACCTAAAGACTCACATCAAGAGCAAGCACGGTGCCGACCTGCCTTTTAAGTGTGGCCACTGCCCCCAGGCCTACGCTGACGAAGGGGAGCTGCAGCGGCACACAGAGATGGTGCAGGGCCACAAGACCCACCAGTGTCCCCACTGCGAACACAAGAGCACCAACTCCTCTGATCTAAAACGACACGTCATATCTGTTCACACTAAAGACTTCCCTCACCAGTGTGACGTGTGTGAGAAGGGCTTCCACCGGCCCTCTGAGCTGAAGAAACACTCAGAGATGCACAAGGGCAACAAGGTGCACCAGTGCAGGCACTGTAACTTCacgacctctgaacctttcaccctCAGCAGACACATCCTGTCCGTTCACACCAAGGACCTCCCCTTTAAGTGTAAACGCTGCCGGCGAGGGTTCCGCCAGTCCACGGAGCTGAAGAAACACATGAAGACCCACAGCGGGAGGAAGGTGTACCAGTGTCAGTACTGCGAGTACAACAGCCCGGACGCTTCAGGATTCAAACGCCACGTGATCTCGATCCACACCAAGGAATACCCCCACTGCTGTGACTACTGTTGTAAAGGCTTCCGAAGGCCCTCGGAGAAGAGCCAGCACATAGCCAGGCATCACAAAGATATGTTGATGGAGCGTTGTGAATACAGTGACGACACAACGTTACCCGGATAG